One genomic window of Branchiostoma lanceolatum isolate klBraLanc5 chromosome 5, klBraLanc5.hap2, whole genome shotgun sequence includes the following:
- the LOC136434966 gene encoding protein N-lysine methyltransferase METTL21A-like gives MPMTEPLSRHNMHDQLPKRDRMQLYNFVGRDIILWERNIGDDGDEIGKRVWPSAVDLCQFLQNGCFPMQDKKVLELGAGIGLVGIVASLLGADVTLTDLPNIVGNMEENVRPNTKEGCKYPPKVRPLVWGRNLFKVNGPSIHYDYVIGADVFYIEETFHDLLATLRHFCDPQTTVLLGCHFRVKSRDLKFIELLKKHFKIVKEHKIPGQGVNKVLFEARLKS, from the exons AGAGAGACAGGATGCAGCTCTATAACTTCGTGGGTAGGGACATCATCCTGTGGGAGAGGAATATTGGAGACGATGGGGATGAGATTGGCAAGAGAGTTTGGCCATCG GCAGTGGACCTTTGCCAGTTCCTGCAGAACGGCTGCTTTCCTATGCAAGATAAGAAAGTACTAGAATTAGGAGCCGGAATAGGACTGGTCGGTATAGTGGCCAGTCTTCTCG GGGCGGACGTGACACTCACTGACCTTCCCAACATTGTCGGCAATATGGAGGAAAACGTCCGTCCTAACACAAAGGAAGGATGCAAGTATCCACCAAAG GTGCGTCCCCTGGTGTGGGGAAGGAACCTATTCAAGGTCAATGGACCGAGTATCCACTACGACTACGTCATCGGTGCTGACGTCTTCTACATAGAGGAAACGTTCCATGACCTACTCGCGACATTGAGGCACTTCTGTGACCCACAAACCACGGTTCTACTGGGTTGTCACTTCCGGGTGAAGAGTCGTGACCTTAAGTTCATCGAACTCTTGAAGAAGCACTTTAAAATTGTGAAGGAACACAAGATCCCCGGACAGGGTGTCAACAAGGTGTTGTTTGAGGCTAGATTGAAAAGTTAA